Within Vicia villosa cultivar HV-30 ecotype Madison, WI linkage group LG1, Vvil1.0, whole genome shotgun sequence, the genomic segment ATGATCCATGTGACTAGCATTGTAATATGGAACCAACTACTCAACTTCTCCCATTTATGGTAAGTGATACAATGGTATAGAATAATTGTAATAATGAGAaataattttgaatgaatatgTTTTATATTTAAGAATGTTTATGCATAAGTAATTTTGAGTAAGTCAATGAATATGTTTTGTATTTAAGAATGTTTAAGCATAAGTAATTTTGAGTAATTCAATGTAACTTCTGGTAATTGGTGGAGGTACAAAAATTAAAACTCTTGACCATGTGTGACAGTGTTAACGAACTTATTTGTGTTTACACTCTCACATAAGGTAACTGACCAGTCTTTGTTTACATTTTCAGATGCAAGTTTACTAACTCCAAATATAAATATGGTAAAGTTCGAAGATGTCACCGCAACATCCCTCACTGTTCTTTTGTGTTTGGAAGATTCTTCTGGAGAAAATAATGCCGGTTACGCCGTGTGGCATCGTAAAGCCGGTGATGTGAACTATCCATTGGACCCGACTTGCACAACTCTCCTACCAAATAGAAAGCTGAGCATCAGGGATCTACTTCCAGCTACAGAATACAGTTTGAAATTTGTTTCCAATGATTTGAGGAAGTCACGTATGTGCGAAGTTCAAGTCTCAACAGAGCATGGTGAGGATGACGTCCCAAATTGCTCAGCAACGGAAAGAAGTCAGAGCCCAGTAACCAACTGTAGCAGcctttccaatccctcatctgTGGAAGATGAAACTAATCATAGCGACCAGACTGATAATCGATCAGATAATTATCCTTCTTATCACAAGGATAGTGACCAGCTTGCTTCTGGTAATCAATCAAATGATGTTATTAATTGTTCCAAATTGGGTGGAGTGGGACTTCCCACCGATACAGATTCCTTGTCAGACAAGCAAGCTGCTGTGGGAATGACTAGCAACACAATACCTAGTTCAGATGTACTAAAGCTTGAAAACAAGCATTCACAAGAGGAACAAGTAACTGAGGACATAAGCACTGATGATGGGTCAGTTCCAACGGGAAGGGAGTGTGTGCCGTTAGTAGGTTGCTCAGAAGGGAGCTTGCCTAATACTCCCAGCAGGTTGGAAATACTTAAAGATGGTCTAGGAAAAAGAGGTAGATCCAAATTCAGTAGCAAAGATCTAGAAAAAGGACCTGGGAAAAGGAGTGGCCCTCGAGATGGAAGCAAACCCAAGAAGAGAAGTGGTGAAAGGAAAAACGAGGGCTGCGAGGCTAATGGTTTTCCAGAGCGGGATCTTGAGTATTATGTGAAGGTGATTAGATGGTTAGAGTGtgaaggacacattgagaagaaCTTCAGGCAGAAATTTCTGACATGGTACAGCTTAAGAGCAACCCCTGAAGAAATAAGGATTGTGAAAATATATGTAGATACATTTCTTGAAGATCCAGCTTCTCTTGCAGAGCAACTTGTGGACACCTTCTCCGAATGCATGTCAAACAAGAGATCATCAGTACCCGCAGGGTTCTGCATGAAGCTTTGGCATTGACCAGATTTGAAGCTCTCCTGGGTTGTGCTGAAATAATTATTTAGATTGATGACATTCTTCATTTAGAGAGTCatcaaatatatttatttcaaCATTATCATTCATATTGTTGTTTTAAGGATTTTAGATTTACTTAAATTATACAATTATTACTATTTCAAACTGATAAATTTTCAGTGAATAACATTGAAGGGTTTATGCTGAAATGACTAGCATGTAGTTGTGGTCGAAGTAGACAATAATGTTCTTTTAGATTTACATAAGTTATACAATTATTACTATTTCAAATTGATATATTTTTAGTGAATAACATTGAAGGGTTTATGGGAAGTTTATGCTGAAATAAAATGCGTGTGGTTTTGGTCAAAGTAGACGATAATGTTCTTTTAATATTAACGGATTTATCCATAAATCAGAATTCTGCAAGTGAAATATAGATTTTCAACCACAAGTCAAATCTTGAATTTCGGTTGTATGTGATGAAAAATGGTTTTATTAtgaactttttattttggtccGGCTAATACTTGGAATTCTGTGATCGTTTGGAAATTAGACCCGATTTAAAATTAGATCATCCACAACTCCAAAACTTCAGCTTGGTGATGCAAATGCAAGTACTGTTTGATTTAAATTAATCCTCTATACTGTAGATATAGAGAATCTAGGTTCCGTTTCTTGG encodes:
- the LOC131628608 gene encoding VIN3-like protein 2, whose amino-acid sequence is MAANSSFEGIALDPSKCSKLSMEEKRALVYEISNDGASEVLQSWSRQEILQILCAEMGKERKYTGLTKLKIIENLLKIVSEKKSGGHDIATDPESHSFPATGQKPAKRQRKTENPSRLAAPENNVIVNNGGDVSNNTTYCKNSACKATLNQGDAFCKRCSCCICHQYDDNKDPSLWLICSSEAPFPGVSCGLSCHLECALKHDGSGIGKDGERTKLDGNFYCVSCGKVNDLLGCWRKQVMVAKDARRVDILCYRVSLSQKLLKGTEKHVELYKIVDEAVKKLEPEVGPLTGSPLKIGRGIVNRLSSGPEVQRLCGVALESLDSILSRRFLPPSPNQTIQDASLLTPNINMVKFEDVTATSLTVLLCLEDSSGENNAGYAVWHRKAGDVNYPLDPTCTTLLPNRKLSIRDLLPATEYSLKFVSNDLRKSRMCEVQVSTEHGEDDVPNCSATERSQSPVTNCSSLSNPSSVEDETNHSDQTDNRSDNYPSYHKDSDQLASGNQSNDVINCSKLGGVGLPTDTDSLSDKQAAVGMTSNTIPSSDVLKLENKHSQEEQVTEDISTDDGSVPTGRECVPLVGCSEGSLPNTPSRLEILKDGLGKRGRSKFSSKDLEKGPGKRSGPRDGSKPKKRSGERKNEGCEANGFPERDLEYYVKVIRWLECEGHIEKNFRQKFLTWYSLRATPEEIRIVKIYVDTFLEDPASLAEQLVDTFSECMSNKRSSVPAGFCMKLWH